From one Myxococcales bacterium genomic stretch:
- a CDS encoding GNAT family N-acetyltransferase, with amino-acid sequence MVRLEPLSPSHLDHVMTWVNDREVMQYFANRQSDITRDEEATYIGGLVASNVDRAFSIFVGDEYVGQCSVNQIYWPAKNGRLFVVIKKDAQGHGYGRAAIEALLAVAWNELDLHKVWLIVRQDNRHAQAMYLTLGFNFEGLLKDEYRVQDRYFDMVRMGALRPRSDSRDS; translated from the coding sequence ATGGTGCGCCTCGAACCGCTCTCACCGAGTCATCTCGACCACGTCATGACATGGGTCAACGATCGCGAGGTGATGCAATACTTCGCGAACCGTCAGTCCGACATCACGCGCGACGAGGAGGCGACGTACATCGGGGGCCTCGTGGCTTCGAACGTCGATCGGGCTTTCTCGATCTTCGTCGGCGACGAATACGTCGGACAGTGTTCCGTGAACCAGATCTACTGGCCGGCGAAAAATGGACGCCTGTTCGTCGTCATCAAGAAGGACGCGCAGGGGCACGGCTACGGCCGCGCCGCCATCGAAGCGCTCCTTGCCGTGGCTTGGAACGAGCTCGACCTGCACAAAGTCTGGCTCATCGTCCGCCAAGACAACCGCCACGCCCAGGCGATGTACCTCACGCTCGGTTTCAACTTCGAAGGACTCTTGAAGGACGAGTACCGCGTCCAGGACCGCTACTTCGACATGGTCCGGATGGGCGCGCTGAGGCCGCGCAGCGACTCAAGAGACTCGTAG
- a CDS encoding methyltransferase domain-containing protein, with product MNESNSAQIDYWNGRAGEKWAALQRNLDEMLAPVTAALTARAGALAGQRVLDIGCGTGETCALWLERGAAVTGVDVSAPMLAVAAKRTQGKVALVEADASSWIGDAPFDLAVSRFGVMFFAAPDAAFARIAENLRPGGRLLFACWRARAENQWASAPAAAISDLLPEPPAADPLAPGPFALADEERLRGILERAGFVELALRPLDFRACVASEGGVEAAVPFVMQTGPVGSALGEAPDEVRAAAALRLKAALAPHENNGRVSLGAAAWLVEARRARA from the coding sequence ATGAACGAATCGAACTCCGCGCAAATCGACTACTGGAACGGCCGCGCCGGCGAGAAGTGGGCGGCCTTGCAGAGGAACCTCGACGAGATGCTCGCGCCGGTCACGGCGGCGCTGACGGCGCGCGCCGGCGCGCTCGCGGGTCAACGCGTCCTCGACATCGGATGCGGCACCGGCGAGACGTGTGCGCTGTGGCTCGAGCGCGGCGCCGCGGTGACGGGCGTCGACGTCTCAGCCCCCATGCTGGCCGTCGCTGCGAAACGAACGCAAGGCAAGGTCGCGCTGGTCGAGGCCGACGCATCGTCTTGGATCGGCGACGCTCCCTTCGATCTCGCCGTGTCGCGCTTCGGCGTGATGTTCTTCGCCGCGCCCGACGCCGCCTTCGCGCGAATCGCTGAGAACCTCCGGCCTGGCGGGCGTCTCCTCTTCGCGTGCTGGCGAGCCCGGGCCGAAAACCAATGGGCGAGCGCCCCGGCGGCCGCGATCTCCGATCTGCTGCCCGAGCCGCCGGCTGCGGACCCACTCGCCCCGGGCCCCTTCGCGTTGGCCGACGAGGAACGACTTCGAGGCATCCTCGAACGCGCCGGCTTCGTGGAGCTCGCGCTGCGTCCGCTCGACTTCCGTGCTTGCGTCGCGAGCGAGGGCGGCGTCGAGGCGGCGGTGCCCTTCGTCATGCAGACGGGCCCCGTGGGCTCGGCGCTGGGGGAGGCACCTGACGAGGTTCGCGCGGCCGCCGCGCTGAGGCTAAAAGCCGCACTCGCTCCGCACGAAAACAACGGCCGCGTCTCGCTGGGCGCGGCCGCGTGGCTCGTTGAGGCTCGCCGCGCCAGAGCGTGA
- a CDS encoding DUF1801 domain-containing protein, giving the protein MSAIDDYIAPFPGPVRKLLLQLKRTIQKAAPAAVETMSYGIPTFDFEGKHLVHFAGYARHIGFYPGARVGAAFEREFSKYKTGKGSVQFPLDEPLPVELVGRVVRFRMDQTLANATNVKRPATKTAKKATQKTAPKRKGAAPRRR; this is encoded by the coding sequence ATGAGCGCCATCGACGACTACATCGCGCCGTTTCCGGGCCCCGTTCGGAAGCTCCTGCTTCAGCTCAAGCGCACCATCCAGAAGGCGGCGCCTGCCGCCGTGGAGACCATGAGCTACGGAATTCCCACCTTCGATTTCGAAGGGAAACATCTCGTTCACTTTGCCGGCTACGCGCGGCACATCGGGTTCTATCCGGGCGCGCGCGTCGGCGCGGCGTTTGAGCGCGAGTTCTCGAAGTACAAGACCGGTAAGGGCTCGGTGCAGTTTCCCCTCGACGAGCCCTTGCCCGTGGAGCTTGTGGGGCGCGTGGTCCGCTTTCGCATGGACCAGACGCTCGCGAACGCAACCAACGTGAAGCGTCCTGCCACCAAGACGGCGAAGAAGGCGACGCAGAAGACGGCGCCGAAGCGAAAAGGCGCGGCGCCGCGCCGACGCTGA
- a CDS encoding inosine/guanosine kinase (catalyzes the formation of inosine/guanosine monophosphate from inosine or guanosine and ATP), translating into MRFPGRRKHKHYFPVHERDPLLHHAGVDAPDAKVHVVGIDQTLVDIDARVPDELLSRYELPKGGSTLIASDRAARLYDELFHNKQISCEFAGGTVGNTLHNYSLLGDDASILLGVMSDVIRVGTSGYRYLSNTSSRVNLDHLQPVDGAIGRCFALVTPDGERTFAISAGKMNDLRPESVPEDVFVGAAALLISAYLMRADKGEPMPAATLRAVALAKEHGVPVVLTLGTRFIIADRPEFWRSFIGEHVDVLAMNEEEGEALTGLSDPLLACERALEWADLVLCTAGATGLYLAGYTDDAVKRATRYPLLPGALPEFNRFEFSRPMLKERCAKPLKVFAHIAPYHGGPARITSANGAGDAALAALLHDMSANRYHRARVPTSAKHVRDFLTYSSMSQVCRYANRVSYEVLVQSSPRLTRGLPEREEGLNEEAYWAM; encoded by the coding sequence GTGCGATTTCCCGGACGACGCAAACACAAGCACTACTTCCCGGTCCACGAGCGTGATCCGCTCCTCCACCACGCGGGTGTCGACGCGCCGGACGCCAAGGTGCACGTCGTCGGCATCGATCAGACGTTGGTCGACATCGACGCCCGCGTTCCCGACGAGCTCCTAAGCCGCTACGAGCTGCCAAAGGGCGGCTCGACCCTCATCGCGAGCGATCGCGCCGCGCGCCTCTACGACGAGCTGTTCCACAACAAGCAGATCTCCTGCGAATTCGCCGGCGGCACCGTCGGCAACACCTTGCACAACTACTCCCTGCTCGGTGACGACGCGTCCATTTTGCTGGGTGTCATGAGCGACGTGATTCGCGTGGGCACGTCCGGGTATCGGTACCTGTCGAACACCTCGAGCCGCGTGAACCTCGATCACTTGCAGCCCGTCGACGGCGCCATCGGTCGCTGCTTCGCGCTCGTGACACCGGACGGGGAGCGAACGTTCGCCATCAGCGCCGGCAAGATGAACGACCTTCGGCCCGAGAGCGTCCCGGAGGACGTCTTCGTGGGCGCCGCGGCGCTCTTGATCTCGGCGTACCTGATGCGCGCCGACAAGGGCGAGCCGATGCCTGCGGCGACGCTGCGCGCCGTGGCGCTCGCGAAGGAGCACGGCGTGCCGGTGGTGCTGACGCTCGGCACGCGCTTTATCATCGCCGACCGCCCCGAGTTCTGGCGCTCGTTCATCGGCGAACACGTTGACGTGCTCGCGATGAACGAAGAAGAGGGCGAAGCCCTCACGGGGTTGTCCGATCCGTTGCTCGCGTGCGAGCGCGCGCTCGAGTGGGCCGACCTCGTGCTCTGCACGGCCGGCGCCACGGGGCTCTACCTCGCCGGGTACACCGACGACGCCGTGAAGCGCGCCACGCGGTATCCGCTTCTGCCGGGCGCGCTCCCCGAGTTCAATCGCTTTGAGTTCAGCCGCCCCATGCTGAAAGAGCGCTGCGCGAAGCCCCTCAAGGTCTTCGCGCACATCGCGCCCTACCACGGCGGCCCCGCGCGCATCACGAGCGCCAACGGGGCCGGCGACGCCGCGCTCGCAGCGCTCCTCCACGACATGTCGGCCAATCGGTACCACCGCGCCCGCGTGCCCACGTCGGCCAAACACGTGCGTGACTTTCTCACGTACTCGTCGATGAGCCAGGTGTGCCGCTACGCGAACCGCGTCAGCTACGAGGTCCTCGTGCAATCGTCGCCGCGGCTCACGCGCGGGCTGCCGGAGCGCGAAGAGGGCCTCAACGAAGAGGCCTACTGGGCCATGTGA